ATGGGAAAATTGCAACCATGACCTCAGTCCGCTCCCCAGCGAGATTTGGTCGGATTGGGTTTGATGGCGATCGAGTAACTGAGTTTTTTGAAAAGCCTGAGTCCGGGGAGGGGTGGATCAACGGCGGATTTTTTGTCCTGAATACAAAGGCCTTAGACTATATTGATGGTGATCAAACAGCTTGGGAGCGAGAGCCCGTCGAACGTCTCGCTCACGCCGGCGAAATGGTGGGGTATAAGCACTATGGCTTCTGGTCATGCATGGATACCCTAAAAGAAAAGAGTTATCTGGAGGAGTTGTGGAATTCTGGTAAGGCGCCTTGGAAGGTGTGGTAAGGGATGAGAGAAGATACCAACTCTACAATGCCTAACGTAGCTGCGTTTGGACTACAGCGTGCATTAGCCGAGAGGAGCGAGCGTCAATGACCAGTGATACATCTTTGTTCGTACAGGCACAGGGATGGTTGGATGAAGACTGGGCGAGAATGGAGAAGACGTTGGGCCCTCGATTGGAGGCGTTGCGCGGAAAGCGTATTCTGGTTACGGGAGCAGCGGGCTTTCTCGGGTTTGGGTTTCTTCATTTCTTCTCCTATCTCAATCGGACCTTCTTAAAGAATGGCCGTCTGTCCATCGTCGCCGCTGACAATTATATCCGGGGTTGCCCACGCTGGCTTACTGAATTGGTGGCTGTGAGCCCAGACATACAGCTGGTTCGACAAGATATTACAAAGCCTTGGCCACAGTCGACCGCCTCCCGTTTCAACTTCATCATCCACGGCGCATCTATCGCCAGCCCGAAAGTATATCGTCAATATCCGTTGGAGACGCTAGATACGAATATTTCCGGCTTACGACATATGCTAGAACTCGCTAAAAGTCATCGGACTGAAAGCATCCTCTATTTTAGTTCGAGTGAGATTTATGGTGATCCGCCAGCTCATGAGATTCCAACGAACGAGGCCTACCGTGGCAATGTGTCATGTATTGGTCCTCGGGCGTGTTATGACGAATCCAAGCGTTTAGGTGAGACGCTTTGTTATTTATACTATCAGCAGCATGGCGTGCCTGCGAAGATCGTCCGACCGTTCAATAACTTCGGTCCTGGATTGCGTCTGGCCGACGGCCGCGTCTTGCCTGATTTTTGTCGCGATATCTTAGCAGATCGCGATATCGTCCTTCGATCGGATGGCAGTCCGACCCGTACCTTCTGCTATGTCTCAGATGCACTGACAGGATATCTGCTGACCCTTTTGTCTCGCCATCATGCTGAACCGTTCAACATAGGAAGCGACTCACCTGAAATCTCCATGCATGACCTTGGACGGATGCTGTTGCAGGTGGCCGGTAGTGCGCGGCAGGTTATCCATAAGCCAAGTGAGGAGGCCGACTATCTGACGGATAACCCCAATCGCCGTTGCCCGAATCTCGCGAAGTCTCGATCGCTTCTTGGCTATACTCCGCTTGTCGATCTCAGGATCGGTTTGGGCAGA
This DNA window, taken from Nitrospira defluvii, encodes the following:
- a CDS encoding NAD-dependent epimerase/dehydratase family protein codes for the protein MTSDTSLFVQAQGWLDEDWARMEKTLGPRLEALRGKRILVTGAAGFLGFGFLHFFSYLNRTFLKNGRLSIVAADNYIRGCPRWLTELVAVSPDIQLVRQDITKPWPQSTASRFNFIIHGASIASPKVYRQYPLETLDTNISGLRHMLELAKSHRTESILYFSSSEIYGDPPAHEIPTNEAYRGNVSCIGPRACYDESKRLGETLCYLYYQQHGVPAKIVRPFNNFGPGLRLADGRVLPDFCRDILADRDIVLRSDGSPTRTFCYVSDALTGYLLTLLSRHHAEPFNIGSDSPEISMHDLGRMLLQVAGSARQVIHKPSEEADYLTDNPNRRCPNLAKSRSLLGYTPLVDLRIGLGRMLHWYRHFVDLEELAEDKRVS